A segment of the Terriglobales bacterium genome:
AAGCACTTCAAGCAAGCTCATGCCGGCGTGACAACCTCACAAACCTTTGGACTTGCCCTCGAGCGAACAGTTAGCGCGTCCGCCGCCGGCGAAGCCCGGCTCCGTACCGGATGCGCCGCGTACTTACCGAACGTCAAACGGCCGACCGGCTCTCGGGGGAGGATGCCGGTCGGCCGTGGAGGAAGCAGCCTGGCGAGCTGCTGTCCGTGCCACGCTTGCGCGCCGCACGGGACACGTGCGTTATTGCAGGATGACCTGGTCGCCTTCCTTCAGCCCCTTGAGCACCTCGGTCTTGGCGCCGTTCGAGATGCCGATCTCCACCGGGACCTTCTTCTTCCCGCCGTCCGCCTTCGCGTCGGCGATCTCGACCGAAGCCTTCTTGTCCTTGTCGTAGATGATGGCGCCTTCGGGGATCATCAGCACCGCCTTGTGCTCTTCCAGGATGATCTCCGCGTTGGCCGTCATCGCCGCTTTCAGCTCGCCCGAAGCGTTGTCGATCGAGACCCGCACTTCGAACGTGGTCACGTTGTCTTTCTCCGCCCCCATGGGCGAGATCTTCGTGACCTTCCCGCTGAACGTCTTGTCCTTGAAGGACTCCACCTTGATGCGCGCCGGCTGCCCCATGAAGACCTTGCCGATGTCGCTCTCGTCCACCTTGCCCTTCACGTACACCTGGCTGGTGTCGCCTTCCGTCATCACCAGCGTTGCCGACGAGCCGAGCACCAGGATGGAGCTCACCGCGTCACCGACCTCCACATCGCGCGACAGGATGATGCCGTCGATGGGAGCGACGATGGTCGTGTAGCTCAGGTTCTCCTTCTCCGTCTCCAGCCGCGCGCGCGCCTGCTCCACCCGCGCCTTGTTGACCGCGAGCTGCGCCTTGGCCACCGCCTGCTTGTTCACCGCCAGCTCGTAGTTGCGCTGCGCGTCGTCCAGGAAGGACGAGGAGACCACGCCTTCCTTCGCCATCTCGACCGCGCGCTCGTACGCTCGCTTCAGCGTCGGGATGTCCACGCCCTGGGCATCGACCTTCGAGCGCTCGTAGTCGGCGATCGCGGCGTCGAGCGCCGCCTGCGACTCCCGCACCTGCGCCAGGATCTGGTCGCGGTCCAGCTCCGCCAGCAGCGTGCCCGCCTTCACCTTCTCGCCGTAGTCCACGTACAGCTTCTTCACGATGCCGCTGGCCTTCGACTTGATCTCCACTTTGGTGATCGGCTCGATCTTGCCGGTGGCGACCACGCTCTTCGCGAGGTCACCCTTCTCGACCTTCGCCAGCTTGGAAGGATCGAGCTTCCCGCCGCCCTTGGTGAAGCCCACCAGGACTCCCCCGACGGCCAGGATCACGACGATCGAGCCCGTGATCAAAAAAACTTTGCGCTTCCACCACTTCTTCTTGCCGTTGCCGTTCGCCACTGCTGCCTCCAAAAAAGCTGCCGCCGATTCTTGTACCGTCTGTGACCTGTTACGGAGCGGTCGTGCGCGCGGTTCCAAGAAACTTGCTTCCAGGGGGTCCGGAACCGCTTGACCCTTAGACCTGAGACCTCGCCAAAAGTGAGCCTGTTCCAATATCTTTTCAGCCCGCCCGTGATGGGCCGCTCGGGAACCCGCGAAAAATCGCCTTAGGCTAGGGTTTCCGGGCCATGCGTCGCACCCCGCGCGGTGCTAGCCTGCATCGAAGCAGGAGGCGCTCCCATGTCGGCCCGCAAGGTCATTTCGATCCTTTTGGTGGACAGCGACGAGACCCTCCAGGGCCTCCGCAGCCTCATGCTCCGCCTCCGTGGGTATCAGGTGGACCGGGTCTCCAGCCTCGCCGACGCCGCCCTCCGGGCCGCCCAGGAGCGCTACGACATGGTCATCATCGACGTGCGGGAGCACCCCGACGCCGGGCTCGAGCTCTGCGAGCGGCTCAAGGCCACCAGCCCTGGACTCAAGGTCGCCTTCCTGGCCGACCACACCCTCTACTTGCCGCCCCAGACCTGCCCCGATCAGCTCATCGCCCGCC
Coding sequences within it:
- a CDS encoding efflux RND transporter periplasmic adaptor subunit → MEAAVANGNGKKKWWKRKVFLITGSIVVILAVGGVLVGFTKGGGKLDPSKLAKVEKGDLAKSVVATGKIEPITKVEIKSKASGIVKKLYVDYGEKVKAGTLLAELDRDQILAQVRESQAALDAAIADYERSKVDAQGVDIPTLKRAYERAVEMAKEGVVSSSFLDDAQRNYELAVNKQAVAKAQLAVNKARVEQARARLETEKENLSYTTIVAPIDGIILSRDVEVGDAVSSILVLGSSATLVMTEGDTSQVYVKGKVDESDIGKVFMGQPARIKVESFKDKTFSGKVTKISPMGAEKDNVTTFEVRVSIDNASGELKAAMTANAEIILEEHKAVLMIPEGAIIYDKDKKASVEIADAKADGGKKKVPVEIGISNGAKTEVLKGLKEGDQVILQ
- a CDS encoding response regulator; the encoded protein is MSARKVISILLVDSDETLQGLRSLMLRLRGYQVDRVSSLADAALRAAQERYDMVIIDVREHPDAGLELCERLKATSPGLKVAFLADHTLYLPPQTCPDQLIARQDGPEHFLRQVDELLGASA